The DNA region TGAAGATGAGCACCTGATTATTTTAAATAAGCCCGCCGGCATGAAAACTCATCCTAATCAGCCAGATGAACAAGAGACGCTTTTAAATCATTTAGCAGCTTATCTAGCGCCCAAAAATCAAGTGCCATATGTTGTTCATCGTTTAGATAAAGAAACCAGCGGGGCAATTCTCTTTGCAAAAAACCCATTTGTACTGCCTATCTTAGGACGGCTACTGGAAAAAAAAGAGATTTACCGTCGCTATCAAGCAATCGTTTCTGGTGCTCTTAAAGAAACATCCTTCACTATTCGTAAAAAAATTGGGCGAAATCGACACGATCGACGCAAACGAGTGATCGATGAACATAAAGGAGATGTAGCGATCACTCATGTAGAAGCTGTTTCCTACTCAAAAGAAAAAAATCAAACGTTGATTTATTGTGTGTTAGAAACCGGTCGAACACATCAAATCAGAGTTCATTTACAGAGTATTGGGCATCCTATCATTGGCGATCCACTCTATCATCCAAAGCCGAAAGGCCGCTTGATGCTTCATGCTTATGAGCTTCATCTTGTCCATCCGTTTAGTGGTGAAACAATAGTTGCTACAGCTGAACCTGGTATCGAGTAATCTTTACTTAAACTTTACCTGCCCCCTTCTCTTCTTTGTGTTACACTAAAGGTTGCAAAAGGAGAGGGGTAGAAATATGAGCGATCTTTTATTTATTTTGGCAGCGGTCGTTGGTCTTGGCTTAGGTTATGTTTACAGGAAGAAAAAAGAGAACACAAAATAATTTTTTTAACTACGTTTATTTAAAAATAGTCGGAAAAAGAGGCTGCTCTTTTCCCGACTATTTATTATTCTCCCAAAAACTGAGTAAGTTTTGTTAAATCCAATTCAGTATATTTTCCAAAGAATTCATTTAGTGTCTCTAGTACTTTTTGATTCTTGTCTTTTTCGTCATTTTCGACTTGAAGCACTAATAAAGGCTCGTGTAAACTCATTCGCAATAATAACCAGCCTGAGCCATAATCATCAAATACATTGACACGGATGCCTTCTTCATTTTCTGGGTCTATGGTCATTCCCGCATGACTAGTCACAAAAGACTCCAACTCTTGAATCACTTGATTCCCGTATCCTTTTACATCGTCTGCCATTATTTCAAAACGCAGCTCTTGTGTTTCAAGAGGCTGTTTTAATGATTCGATCAATTCACCCAATGTTTCATTTTGAGTTTTTAATTTAGGCAAAAGCATCAAGATTTTGGCAATGACATAGGCACCATCATCAAGAAAATAATTTTCCTTGAACGCCGCATGACCACTCGTCTCTATCGCCAATGGTGTTTCAATCCCTTTATTATTCAGTTCAATCATTTTATTGATCACATTTCGATAGCCTGAAATATAACGAACTTGCTTTCCACCCTTTGCTTCAATAAAATCTTTTAAATGACTAGAGGTAGGTGAATTAGTGACAATACTGCTTCCTGGGTATTCATCCAATACAATGGTTGCCAAAACAGCAATCAAATTATTTCGATTGATCACCTCACCAGTGGCATCTACTAACGCTGAACGATCGACATCTGTATCAAAAATCACGCCTAGGTCAGCTTTATTTTGAAGTACTGCTTGCTGAATACTTGCCATTGCTTCTTTATTATCAGGATTTGGGATGTGATTTGGAAACATGCCGTCCGGTTCTAGAAATTGTGAACCTGTCGTATCCGCTCCCAGCACTTGAAGTACTTTTTCCGCAAAGAAACCTCCTGCTCCATTTCCAGCATCTACAATGATACGAAAACCAGTCAATGGTTTCTCAGCCTCTGTTTTCATTCCCTTACGAATCTTCTCAGTTAAATCTGCAGAATAATCATCGATGATGTCCGCGCTCATCACATTTCCTTTTCCGGTCGTCTCTAAAGGGGCAGTGTGTGAAAGGATATACGCTATATCCGTTTTTTCGGCTCCACCTGATTTTGTAAACAACTTTAATCCATTGAAATAATAAGGTAGATGGCTTGCTGTAATCATGATAGAAGCATCGCAATCATACTGAGGAAATTGTGTCGTCATAAACATTGCTGGTGTCGTCGCTAAAACAAAGTCCAAAACATCCACCTGCTGGTTTACAAAACTATCGATCAGTGCCTGCTTCAAGCTATCTGCTGAAATTCGACTATCATGGCCGATCCCGATTTTTAAATCTCCTGCTTGATGCTTTTCAGCTAATTGCTTCTCTTCACATAGCCATCGAACGATTCCAACAGCGATTTCCCCAACCTGTTCAGGTGTCAAATTCGCTTTCTTATCCTCATGATCGACAGCAATCCCTCTAATGTCCGAACCATTTTGTAACGCTTTCAATCCCATGTAACCAAATCTCCCTTCATTTTTCATTGGTCAATATTAATTCATCATGCTTTCAAAACGTTCAACTACTGCTTTAGCATCTGCTTCTGAACGTGCAATAATAATAATCGTATCTACACCTGCGACTGTTCCTGCAATCTCATCATACTTTACTTCGTCAAGAAAATTAGTGACAACATCCGCCGCGCCCATGTCCGTGTGAACAATGACCATAAACTGTACACGCTCCATACGGATCACAGAGTCTTTGACCGATTCCTTTAGTTTTTCTTCGCTACTGGATGGCTGGCTTTGAGAAAAAATCGCATATTTCACACGGCCATCTGAGCCATGCGTTTTTACGATACTCATTTCACGAACATCTCTTGAAACGGTCGCCTGAGTTGCTTTAACTCCTGATTGTTCAAGAAGTGCGATCAACTCATCCTGAGTTTCTATTTCTTTTTCAGTGATCAATTGTTTGATCAAGCGTTGACGATCTGCTTTTTTCATGTTTACACTTCCTGTTTTTATTGTTTTCTTTATTATAGCGAAAGTCTGGAAAAAATGCATTTCTTTTTGGTAGAAAGTACTTTATTATGAGAAAAACGTAGATGAATCCTAAACAAACTTCAAGTGCTCGATGATACAAGAACTTGAAGTTTCGATTTTATTCATTTAGTTTTCTTGCATTTCGATTCCTAACTCATTTTTTAGATAATCACCTAAATCCTGTTCCTCACCAGAAGCAGCATTTTTAATTTTCCATGTTTTTCCGATCTGATTTGGAAGCGAACGAGTTCTTGAAATTGGTTGTTCGTCATCTTCTAGTAGCAAAGCCCCATATTGATAGCCTTCTAAAACATATGCATCTCTTTCTTCATTATATGTTGCAAAAAATAAATATACTTCACCTGCTTGAAGTTCAATATCACCAGCTTCTCTGACTTCAACCCAATCGTGACTTTGAGTGATTGGCGGACGTCCAGCTTCAGTTCTTAAGCGGTTATGTTTGTCCACCTCTTCTTTTTCTGCATTTCTGAAACGATCTTTTTCTTTGATAATACCACCTGATCTGATAAAAGATACTTGATCAAGTGTAGTGCCTTCGATTTGTTTCAATACTTCTAACCTTCCATAAGTGTCAGGTAAAATACTATTGCTATCTGTTTCAGGAATATTGGCATCAACTTCTGCTTTATCTATAGCGATGACATGCGCTAGAAATATATTATTGGTATTATCCTGAAGACTTTTTGGATTAGTATTATCGTACATCAAAAATGATTCGACTGTTGATGATTGTACATTCGTACGATCAACGTTGTCGAGATAAGAGTAGTAGTCTTCTTTTTTGACCTCTGATACTTGCTCTTTAGTTGTTGATGTTGAATTACTTTTTTCTGTAGGTATTTCTTTGACTTTAGCGGTTTTAGAAGAAGTATTGCTACAACCGTTTAAGAAAATACTGACGCACAGAATAGTTATTATTGTTAGTTTTTTCATTCTTATCACCATCCGTAAATATCTGTAATTTTATTGCTTGCATCTCTATCCACTTTACGAGGACCACCTTCTACACTTGGATGCATGATACTCGTCTTATCATTTATATGAGCTAAACCTAAGGCATGGCCCATTTCATGTTTTGGAATTCGATCTCTCATATAACTATTATTTTTATAATGCATATTGAAACGAATGATTGCGTAGAAGTAGTTTCTATTTGGTGCATTTCCTCCAGTGGCAATCGCTCTATCAGTATTATCGTAAAACTCTACATATCCTCCAGTTTTGCTACCAGAACTTGTGTAACCGTGGGCGTCAATATTGGATAACCAATTATGATTTTGCTTAATACATATAGATTGGATTTGCCCAACCAGTATACATCCAATTATGTTTAGCATTGTCAATGTGCCCCGCTACTCCGGATGCACTAGGGGCAATATAATACTTGATGTTCCTAACACCTTGAGATAAAACTCCTTTAAATCTAGGTGGTTTTGCAGCTTCCGACTTTATAGTAAAACTAAGTAACAACAACAGACCAAACAACATATAAAAAATTTTCTTTTTCATTTCGCTCCTCCATATTAAATTATAAAAATAACCAACAAACCCGAACAACAAAAAATTATCTTCAAAAAGTACAAATAAAATAATAACATTAAATATTTATGCTTTAAAGTTTTCTAAAATAACCTTAAAGAAATAAATAATTACAATGTGGATTTTATGTAGTTTTTGATACATAAAAACTGAACAAACTCATTTAATCCTTAAGTAAATTGACATTCGTTCGCGGTGCTAGACAAAAAAAGGCCACTATCTTACCTACTAAAGTAAGATAGTGGCGATATAATACACTTTCGAGCTTTTTTTGTAATTGTACTTACAGGTGATTACTTTCTCATTTCTTATACCTTATAAAGTAAGCAAAAGACAACTGATAATCGTCGTCTTTTCTCCTGCTATCCTTTATTCTTCCAACAGCTTATGCTTCACTAAATAATCATGAGCCACCGCCGCCGGATCTTTTTGTTCCACATTGACTTGATAATTCATATCACTCATTTCTTCTTCAGTGATTTTTCCTACTAGAGGTTCTAATAAGTCTTTCAGTTCCGGATATTTTTTCAGTGTTTCTGCTTTCAATAATGGTGCGCCCTGATACGGTGGGAATAGTTGCTTATTGTCTTTCAGAATAACAAGATCATATTGTTTAAGCTCACTATCTGTAGAATAAGCATCTACAACATTCACATCACCGTTATTGATTGCCTGGTAGCGTAAAGACGGTTCCATTGATTTGACCTCTACATTGAGTCCATATAATTTTTGTAAGCCTCTGTAGCCATCATCACGATCGATAAATTCAAGCGTAAATCCAGCTTTTAGCTGACCTTCGACCTTTTTCAAATCTTCGATGGTTTTCAGTCCGTTTTCTTCTGCAAAGGAACGTTTGACTGCTACTGCATAGGTATTTTGATAACGCATCGGCTCTAAATAATCCATATTTTCCTGCTGCTTGATTTGGTCACGCGCATATTCGTAAACTTTCCGCGGATCGTTAGATGTGTTCTTATTATC from Enterococcus sp. 9D6_DIV0238 includes:
- a CDS encoding RluA family pseudouridine synthase, giving the protein MELSILLPETFKEQTIRELLEQEWLVPRKVRHFLRIRKNVSINDEPALFHFTAKAGDKITLNFEADDYPMPKLRLGNPANVHVLFEDEHLIILNKPAGMKTHPNQPDEQETLLNHLAAYLAPKNQVPYVVHRLDKETSGAILFAKNPFVLPILGRLLEKKEIYRRYQAIVSGALKETSFTIRKKIGRNRHDRRKRVIDEHKGDVAITHVEAVSYSKEKNQTLIYCVLETGRTHQIRVHLQSIGHPIIGDPLYHPKPKGRLMLHAYELHLVHPFSGETIVATAEPGIE
- a CDS encoding phosphomannomutase/phosphoglucomutase produces the protein MGLKALQNGSDIRGIAVDHEDKKANLTPEQVGEIAVGIVRWLCEEKQLAEKHQAGDLKIGIGHDSRISADSLKQALIDSFVNQQVDVLDFVLATTPAMFMTTQFPQYDCDASIMITASHLPYYFNGLKLFTKSGGAEKTDIAYILSHTAPLETTGKGNVMSADIIDDYSADLTEKIRKGMKTEAEKPLTGFRIIVDAGNGAGGFFAEKVLQVLGADTTGSQFLEPDGMFPNHIPNPDNKEAMASIQQAVLQNKADLGVIFDTDVDRSALVDATGEVINRNNLIAVLATIVLDEYPGSSIVTNSPTSSHLKDFIEAKGGKQVRYISGYRNVINKMIELNNKGIETPLAIETSGHAAFKENYFLDDGAYVIAKILMLLPKLKTQNETLGELIESLKQPLETQELRFEIMADDVKGYGNQVIQELESFVTSHAGMTIDPENEEGIRVNVFDDYGSGWLLLRMSLHEPLLVLQVENDEKDKNQKVLETLNEFFGKYTELDLTKLTQFLGE
- the argR gene encoding arginine repressor; the encoded protein is MKKADRQRLIKQLITEKEIETQDELIALLEQSGVKATQATVSRDVREMSIVKTHGSDGRVKYAIFSQSQPSSSEEKLKESVKDSVIRMERVQFMVIVHTDMGAADVVTNFLDEVKYDEIAGTVAGVDTIIIIARSEADAKAVVERFESMMN
- a CDS encoding matrixin family metalloprotease, whose translation is MLNIIGCILVGQIQSICIKQNHNWLSNIDAHGYTSSGSKTGGYVEFYDNTDRAIATGGNAPNRNYFYAIIRFNMHYKNNSYMRDRIPKHEMGHALGLAHINDKTSIMHPSVEGGPRKVDRDASNKITDIYGW